One part of the Pandoraea faecigallinarum genome encodes these proteins:
- a CDS encoding AMP-binding protein, whose amino-acid sequence MNRDDESAWGAGRTPAATDATAAAAAAAARADAIDWTRETFASALTWIANAHATREAVVHGETRLTFAQLAQRIRAFARGLMSLGVAPGENVALWMSDSTEWLIARWAVPLVGAVLVPVNTRFRDSDVAYVLGQSEATTLIVQERGGGSSARGVRYFDILAQLDPEWTAQRRGAWQCERMPALRRVIGLPTERTLPGGMENFHAIEAHGKSCLNDGALERRFAQVKPDDVAQILYTSGTTSFPKGAMVRHGALLANNHYAAQCLRLTSQDRYLSCVPLFTATGTFYTLAMALSGAAMVIADQFSPQTFCECVERERITVSFFVDTIVQDLKAFPDIGKYDLSSLRTGTGAPLPTASFEWVSHTLNVPELVSAYGMSETSNAVVRTRWDDPYEKRARTNGRPVRGVKVRITDIETGKTLPAGSVGQICVSGYVVMKGYYRMPEEDRKAIDADGWLLTGDLGELDDDGYLTYRGRVKEMIKPGGFNVATQEIEVFLKTYPGVRQAVVVGVPDARLGEVGYAYIERQDGADISPFALQQYCREHIASYKVPRYVEFVDAWPLTGSQKIRKLELRDRAIRNLTPDGDAPPHTGADAGAHA is encoded by the coding sequence ATGAACAGAGATGACGAAAGCGCCTGGGGCGCGGGCCGTACGCCCGCCGCCACGGACGCGACGGCTGCTGCAGCCGCTGCTGCTGCGCGGGCCGATGCGATCGACTGGACGCGCGAGACCTTCGCCAGTGCACTGACCTGGATCGCCAACGCGCATGCAACGCGTGAAGCCGTCGTGCACGGCGAGACCCGCCTGACCTTCGCCCAGCTTGCACAGCGTATTCGTGCGTTTGCGCGCGGCCTGATGTCGCTGGGCGTGGCGCCCGGCGAGAACGTGGCACTGTGGATGTCCGACAGCACCGAGTGGCTCATCGCCCGCTGGGCCGTGCCGCTCGTCGGCGCGGTACTCGTGCCGGTGAACACGCGCTTTCGCGATAGCGACGTGGCATACGTACTCGGGCAATCCGAAGCCACCACGCTGATCGTGCAGGAGCGCGGTGGCGGATCGTCCGCGCGCGGTGTGCGTTACTTCGACATCCTCGCCCAACTCGATCCGGAGTGGACCGCGCAACGGCGCGGCGCGTGGCAGTGCGAGCGCATGCCGGCGTTGCGTCGTGTCATCGGCCTGCCGACCGAGCGGACGTTGCCTGGCGGGATGGAAAACTTCCATGCCATCGAGGCGCATGGGAAGTCGTGCCTGAACGACGGCGCACTGGAGCGCCGCTTCGCTCAGGTGAAGCCCGACGACGTGGCGCAGATTCTTTACACATCGGGCACGACATCGTTTCCCAAGGGGGCGATGGTGCGCCACGGCGCGCTGCTCGCGAACAACCACTACGCGGCTCAATGCCTGCGGCTGACCTCGCAGGACCGTTACCTGTCGTGTGTCCCGCTATTCACTGCCACGGGCACGTTTTACACCCTGGCAATGGCGCTTTCCGGCGCGGCCATGGTCATCGCCGATCAGTTCTCGCCGCAGACCTTCTGCGAGTGCGTCGAGCGTGAGCGCATCACCGTGAGCTTTTTCGTCGACACCATCGTGCAGGATCTCAAAGCGTTTCCCGACATCGGCAAGTACGACCTGTCGAGTCTGCGCACGGGCACCGGCGCGCCATTGCCGACGGCGTCGTTCGAATGGGTCAGCCATACGCTGAACGTGCCGGAACTCGTGAGCGCGTACGGCATGTCGGAGACATCCAACGCTGTCGTGCGCACGCGCTGGGACGATCCCTATGAGAAGCGCGCCCGCACCAACGGGCGCCCGGTGCGCGGCGTCAAGGTGCGCATTACCGATATCGAAACCGGCAAGACCCTGCCGGCCGGCTCGGTCGGGCAGATTTGCGTCTCTGGCTATGTGGTGATGAAGGGCTACTACCGCATGCCCGAGGAGGACCGCAAGGCCATCGACGCCGACGGCTGGCTGCTCACCGGCGATCTGGGCGAACTCGATGACGACGGCTATCTGACGTATCGCGGCCGCGTGAAAGAGATGATCAAACCGGGGGGCTTCAATGTGGCTACGCAGGAAATCGAAGTCTTCCTGAAAACCTACCCGGGCGTGCGTCAGGCGGTCGTGGTCGGTGTCCCGGACGCGCGTCTGGGCGAAGTGGGCTATGCGTACATCGAGCGGCAGGACGGGGCGGACATTTCGCCGTTCGCCTTGCAGCAGTACTGCCGTGAGCACATCGCGAGCTACAAGGTGCCGCGCTACGTCGAGTTCGTCGATGCCTGGCCGCTGACCGGCAGCCAGAAGATCCGCAAGCTGGAACTGCGCGATCGCGCCATACGAAATCTGACCCCGGACGGCGACGCCCCGCCGCATACGGGGGCCGACGCAGGGGCGCACGCATGA
- a CDS encoding ABC transporter substrate-binding protein has protein sequence MHTRALQAWPRTLAWIGSGIALCASLWTSTAAQAIGGKPAVDRETVVFAVGKDINNLDGQVAATGDSQRYGWQLFDTLYAFDIDGNLKPSVATGVKISPDGLQYTFTLRNDVKFHNGAKLTAKDVKYSLERILAPETKSTRRPYFTNLVERVDAPNDTTAIFHLKRQDGAFLNKIAGYLLLVPKAYTEGLASPEAFARAPVGSGPYKFVEQKIGQSVALDRFDGYWGPKPGIKHLVFKVIPEASSRINALLNGEVDVIDYVPSVDVARLKGNAGLSVKSVPVGSPLAVRLYSNVPGTPLSKRDVRLALNYALDSKAIISQALHGVGAQMSSYVSSSYPYGVDRTLKPYPYDPAQARKLLAQGGYPNGFTTDLLCPTDNPKELCEVIAAYWSAVGVKTNVKVIDYAAWSRLNNTHKGGPMTMMQFSNAIYDPVHPISGAATKEGTWSDYFNPEVETLVAQGDAATSREQRDEIFKKIGRVLHDDGHAVLITELYYTFAQDVKLNWEPQHGSGYYNLRNLSWK, from the coding sequence ATGCACACACGGGCATTGCAGGCATGGCCGCGCACGCTGGCGTGGATCGGTTCGGGTATCGCGCTGTGCGCGAGCCTGTGGACATCGACGGCTGCGCAGGCCATCGGCGGCAAACCCGCAGTCGATCGCGAAACGGTCGTTTTCGCGGTCGGCAAAGACATCAACAATCTCGACGGGCAAGTGGCGGCTACCGGCGATTCGCAGCGCTACGGCTGGCAGCTGTTCGACACGCTCTACGCGTTCGACATCGACGGCAACCTGAAGCCGAGCGTTGCCACCGGCGTGAAAATCTCGCCCGACGGTTTGCAGTACACGTTCACGCTGCGCAACGACGTGAAATTCCACAACGGCGCCAAACTCACGGCAAAGGACGTGAAGTACTCGCTCGAACGGATTCTGGCGCCCGAGACGAAGAGCACGCGGCGGCCGTACTTCACCAATCTCGTCGAGCGCGTGGATGCGCCCAACGACACCACGGCCATCTTCCATCTCAAGCGTCAGGACGGGGCATTCCTGAACAAGATCGCAGGCTATCTGCTGCTCGTACCGAAGGCCTATACGGAGGGGCTGGCATCTCCGGAAGCGTTCGCGCGGGCGCCGGTCGGCTCCGGGCCGTACAAGTTCGTCGAGCAGAAGATCGGACAGTCGGTCGCGCTGGACCGCTTCGACGGTTACTGGGGACCGAAGCCGGGGATCAAACACCTCGTTTTCAAGGTGATTCCGGAGGCGAGCAGCCGCATCAATGCGCTGCTCAATGGCGAGGTCGACGTCATCGACTATGTGCCGAGTGTCGACGTGGCGCGCCTGAAGGGCAATGCCGGCCTGAGCGTGAAGTCGGTGCCGGTCGGCAGCCCGCTCGCCGTACGCCTGTACTCGAACGTGCCGGGCACGCCGCTCTCGAAGCGCGACGTGCGTCTTGCGCTGAATTACGCGCTCGACTCCAAGGCGATCATCAGCCAGGCGCTGCATGGTGTAGGGGCGCAAATGTCGTCATACGTGTCGTCGAGCTATCCGTATGGCGTCGATCGCACGCTCAAGCCGTATCCGTACGATCCGGCGCAGGCGCGCAAGCTGCTGGCACAAGGGGGCTATCCGAACGGCTTCACGACCGATCTGCTGTGCCCGACCGACAACCCGAAGGAGCTATGTGAGGTGATCGCCGCGTACTGGAGCGCCGTGGGGGTGAAGACGAACGTCAAGGTTATCGACTACGCCGCGTGGAGCCGATTGAACAACACGCACAAGGGCGGGCCGATGACGATGATGCAGTTCTCCAACGCCATCTACGACCCGGTGCACCCGATCAGCGGCGCGGCCACGAAAGAGGGGACATGGTCCGATTACTTCAATCCGGAAGTGGAGACGCTGGTCGCGCAGGGCGACGCCGCGACCTCGCGCGAGCAACGCGACGAAATCTTCAAGAAGATCGGCCGCGTGCTGCATGACGACGGCCATGCCGTGCTGATTACGGAGCTGTATTACACCTTCGCGCAAGACGTGAAGCTGAATTGGGAGCCGCAGCACGGCAGCGGGTATTACAACCTGCGCAACCTGAGCTGGAAGTAG
- a CDS encoding SDR family NAD(P)-dependent oxidoreductase, with product MSNRFQGKVVLVTGGARGIGYATAERFAQEGARVAICDISAEAAHSAAHALLHEGGYDTVGFGCDVTDETQVETLVTQVISQFGGLDVLVNNAGVTRDNLLFKMSVDDWDRVMNVHLRGTFLCTRAAQRHMVEQRSGKIVNLSSTSALGNRGQANYSSAKAGLQAFTRTAAIELGPFNINVNAVAPGFVDTEMTRQTAQRRGIDPEEYKRQRARNIPLGRVGVPRDIANVVAFLCSEDASFVSGQIIYVKGGPETLR from the coding sequence ATGAGCAATCGCTTCCAGGGAAAGGTGGTCCTAGTGACGGGCGGCGCGCGTGGCATCGGCTACGCAACGGCCGAACGGTTCGCGCAGGAGGGTGCGCGCGTGGCGATCTGCGACATTTCCGCAGAGGCTGCGCACAGCGCGGCGCACGCGTTGCTGCACGAGGGCGGGTATGACACCGTGGGCTTCGGCTGCGACGTCACCGACGAGACGCAGGTCGAGACGCTAGTGACACAGGTGATCTCGCAATTCGGCGGCCTCGACGTACTCGTGAACAACGCGGGCGTCACGCGCGACAATCTGTTGTTCAAGATGTCGGTCGACGATTGGGACCGCGTCATGAACGTCCACCTGCGGGGCACTTTCCTGTGCACTCGCGCGGCGCAGCGCCACATGGTCGAGCAGCGCAGCGGCAAGATCGTCAATCTGTCTTCCACCTCCGCACTCGGCAATCGCGGGCAGGCGAATTACTCGTCCGCCAAAGCGGGCCTGCAAGCCTTCACAAGAACGGCCGCCATCGAGTTGGGCCCGTTCAACATCAACGTCAATGCCGTGGCGCCGGGGTTTGTCGACACCGAAATGACGCGCCAGACCGCGCAGCGTCGCGGCATCGATCCCGAAGAATACAAACGCCAGCGAGCCAGGAACATTCCGCTCGGCCGCGTCGGTGTCCCGCGTGACATCGCCAACGTCGTCGCCTTCCTTTGCAGCGAAGACGCATCGTTCGTTTCGGGGCAAATCATCTATGTGAAGGGCGGTCCGGAGACGTTGCGCTAA
- a CDS encoding FAD-dependent oxidoreductase, which translates to MVAFLRASEHRGTGALPVANGHWHAQYDVIVVGYGAAGAVAAIEAADAGARVLLVEKMPDPGGISILSAGGVRVCDDADAAFAYLQHTCGARTPDDVLRALAVGMTQVPDYLREMARINGAVVRVEAASGNYPFPGCDALAYADIEAIPGFGDPAGYLAARPFRPGCLLFKLLLDNVEARRAAGRLDVWLSTSVERLVQNAQREVQGVRLCRAGESLHVRAHRAVVLACGGFEADEEMKRQFFVSTPVLPGSFRGNTGDGVRMAQAAGAALWHMWHHHGPYGIRHPDPAYPFGIYAKILPMWTPERETKPLPKMAWIIVDQRARRYVNEYPPYISDTGVRQFDHYDPNTYRHDRLPSFLIFDEAGRRMYPMGRSITNDREAWYEWSSDNLKEVENGLLQKADTLEALAGKLGIDAHELVRTVSQWNAACDAGHDDAFGRRPETMAPLREGPFYAASLWPVVINTQGGPVHDAEQRVLDPFGEPIAGLYAAGELGSVFGHIYMAGGNLAECIVGGRIAGRNAATAQHATAPQSAGANNAGDETAEDARRA; encoded by the coding sequence ATGGTTGCTTTCCTGAGAGCTTCGGAACATCGGGGTACGGGCGCATTGCCCGTGGCGAACGGGCATTGGCATGCGCAATACGACGTGATTGTCGTGGGCTACGGCGCCGCGGGCGCGGTGGCCGCCATCGAGGCGGCGGACGCGGGCGCGCGCGTGCTGCTGGTCGAAAAGATGCCCGACCCCGGCGGCATTTCGATCCTGTCGGCCGGCGGCGTGCGCGTGTGCGACGATGCCGACGCGGCCTTCGCCTATCTGCAACACACCTGCGGCGCCCGTACGCCGGATGACGTGCTGCGCGCGCTGGCCGTCGGCATGACGCAGGTGCCGGACTATCTTCGGGAGATGGCGCGCATCAACGGCGCGGTCGTGCGCGTCGAGGCGGCAAGCGGCAACTACCCGTTCCCCGGCTGCGATGCGTTGGCGTACGCCGATATCGAGGCAATTCCCGGCTTCGGCGACCCCGCGGGCTATCTCGCTGCCCGCCCGTTCCGCCCCGGATGTCTGCTTTTCAAGCTGCTGCTCGATAACGTCGAGGCGCGACGCGCGGCAGGACGCCTCGACGTATGGCTTTCGACGAGCGTCGAGCGTCTGGTGCAGAACGCGCAGCGCGAAGTGCAGGGTGTACGGTTGTGTCGCGCCGGCGAATCGCTGCACGTTCGTGCGCATCGCGCCGTCGTGCTCGCGTGCGGCGGCTTCGAGGCCGACGAGGAGATGAAACGTCAGTTCTTCGTTTCGACGCCGGTATTGCCCGGCAGCTTTCGCGGCAATACGGGTGACGGCGTCCGCATGGCGCAGGCAGCGGGCGCGGCACTGTGGCACATGTGGCATCACCACGGGCCGTACGGCATTCGTCATCCGGACCCGGCATATCCGTTCGGCATCTACGCCAAGATCCTGCCCATGTGGACCCCCGAGCGCGAGACGAAGCCGCTGCCGAAAATGGCGTGGATCATCGTCGATCAGCGCGCTCGCCGCTATGTGAACGAGTATCCGCCGTACATCTCGGATACTGGCGTGCGTCAATTCGATCACTACGACCCGAACACTTATCGGCACGACCGGCTGCCGTCGTTCCTCATATTCGATGAGGCCGGGCGTCGCATGTACCCGATGGGCCGCTCGATCACCAACGATCGCGAGGCCTGGTACGAATGGAGCAGCGACAACCTGAAGGAGGTGGAAAACGGCCTGCTGCAAAAGGCCGACACGCTCGAAGCGCTGGCCGGGAAACTGGGTATCGATGCGCACGAGCTTGTGCGCACCGTGAGCCAGTGGAACGCAGCGTGCGACGCCGGACACGACGACGCCTTCGGCCGTCGCCCCGAGACGATGGCGCCGCTGCGCGAAGGGCCGTTCTACGCCGCCTCGCTGTGGCCCGTCGTCATCAATACACAGGGCGGCCCCGTGCACGATGCCGAACAGCGCGTGCTCGATCCGTTCGGCGAGCCGATTGCCGGCCTCTATGCGGCAGGCGAACTGGGCAGTGTATTCGGTCATATCTACATGGCAGGCGGCAATCTCGCGGAATGCATCGTTGGCGGGCGCATTGCCGGGCGCAACGCCGCCACCGCACAACACGCGACGGCACCGCAGAGCGCCGGCGCGAACAACGCAGGCGACGAAACAGCGGAAGACGCGCGACGCGCCTGA
- a CDS encoding acetyl-CoA carboxylase biotin carboxyl carrier protein subunit, with the protein MSNQAVRSEITGTVCHVLVAEGDVVSEDQALLMVESMKMEIPVIAPRAGRVTKVHFNVGDSIGEGDEAVSLDA; encoded by the coding sequence ATGTCCAACCAGGCTGTTCGTTCTGAAATCACCGGCACCGTCTGCCACGTACTTGTCGCCGAGGGCGACGTCGTGTCCGAGGATCAGGCGCTGCTGATGGTCGAATCGATGAAGATGGAAATTCCCGTGATCGCGCCGCGAGCCGGGCGCGTCACGAAGGTGCACTTCAATGTGGGCGATTCGATTGGCGAGGGCGACGAGGCTGTGAGTCTCGACGCCTGA
- a CDS encoding ABC transporter substrate-binding protein, with the protein MNRLTGWRAAARVASGLRAKALAGALAAGVLGALGMAGLTPAATAADKTGPALDRNTLVVALDKEIQSLDALVTASGDSQRYAMSIFDTLYGFDAKGNIVPRMAISNTMSPDGLTYTFKLRPNIKFHNGDPFTSADVKYSIERVIDPATKSTRRPYFAPVIDGVDTPDPLTVRIRLKQPDGVFLNKIAGFLFIVPQKYTSSLPNVEAFAAAPIGTGPYRVKTNKVGQYLELERFDDFYGDKPAIRTLVFRYIPEPSSRVNAIVSGEVDIAAMIPLAEVARLRQDAALDIITNPVSSPMHVRLYSNVPDSPLAKRDVRLALNYAIDANAIIKGVFHGVGAPMGTFISKYFPYGGDPGIAPYPYDPVKARALLKQAGYPNGFAIKLYDAVGTPKEFAEALAAYWGQVGVKVDINRIDYAAWSRLNNTHKTGPMTTTQFTNAIYDPIHPVAGSFSKEGAWSDYYNPEVEALLKQLDTTTGAQARGALFRKIGKLLHDDASAVLVTELFNVFAKKKALTWEVQQGSGFLNFRKVAWR; encoded by the coding sequence ATGAATCGATTGACGGGATGGCGCGCTGCGGCGCGCGTGGCGTCGGGGTTGCGCGCCAAAGCGCTCGCCGGGGCGCTCGCCGCTGGCGTGCTAGGTGCACTGGGTATGGCAGGGCTGACACCGGCAGCGACGGCGGCCGACAAGACCGGTCCGGCGCTCGACCGCAATACACTCGTCGTGGCGCTCGACAAGGAGATTCAGAGCCTCGACGCACTGGTCACGGCGAGCGGCGACTCGCAGCGTTACGCCATGTCGATCTTCGATACCCTTTACGGCTTCGATGCGAAAGGCAACATCGTGCCGCGCATGGCGATCAGCAACACGATGTCCCCCGACGGCCTGACATACACGTTCAAGCTCCGGCCGAACATCAAATTCCACAACGGCGACCCATTCACATCGGCCGACGTGAAATATTCCATCGAACGGGTCATCGATCCGGCCACCAAGAGCACCCGGCGCCCGTATTTCGCGCCGGTCATCGATGGTGTCGATACGCCGGACCCGCTCACCGTTCGCATCCGCCTGAAGCAGCCCGATGGCGTATTTCTCAACAAGATCGCGGGCTTTCTGTTCATCGTTCCGCAAAAGTACACGTCGTCGCTGCCCAACGTCGAAGCCTTCGCGGCGGCGCCCATCGGCACAGGACCGTATCGCGTGAAAACGAACAAGGTGGGGCAATACCTCGAACTCGAACGCTTCGACGACTTCTACGGTGACAAGCCGGCCATCAGGACGCTCGTGTTCAGGTACATTCCCGAACCGTCGAGCCGGGTGAACGCCATCGTGTCGGGCGAGGTCGACATTGCCGCGATGATCCCGCTGGCCGAAGTGGCCCGGCTGCGCCAGGACGCGGCGCTGGACATCATCACGAACCCGGTCTCCTCCCCGATGCACGTGCGCCTGTACTCGAACGTGCCGGACTCCCCACTGGCCAAGCGCGACGTGCGCCTCGCACTCAACTACGCCATCGACGCGAACGCGATCATCAAGGGCGTGTTCCATGGTGTTGGCGCACCGATGGGAACGTTCATCTCGAAATACTTCCCGTATGGCGGCGATCCCGGCATCGCGCCGTATCCGTACGACCCGGTCAAAGCGCGCGCCCTACTCAAGCAGGCCGGCTATCCCAACGGCTTCGCGATCAAGCTCTACGACGCCGTCGGCACGCCCAAGGAGTTCGCCGAGGCGCTCGCCGCCTACTGGGGGCAGGTCGGTGTCAAGGTCGACATCAATCGTATCGACTACGCCGCGTGGAGCCGCCTGAACAACACTCACAAGACAGGGCCGATGACGACGACGCAGTTCACGAATGCCATCTACGACCCCATCCATCCGGTCGCCGGTTCCTTCTCGAAGGAGGGCGCATGGTCGGACTATTACAACCCCGAGGTCGAGGCGCTGCTCAAGCAACTCGATACGACGACGGGCGCACAGGCGCGCGGCGCGCTGTTTCGCAAGATCGGCAAGCTGCTTCATGACGACGCATCCGCGGTGCTCGTGACCGAACTGTTCAATGTCTTCGCGAAGAAAAAGGCGCTGACCTGGGAAGTGCAGCAGGGCTCGGGCTTCCTGAATTTCCGCAAGGTGGCCTGGCGCTGA